The following proteins are encoded in a genomic region of Spirosoma sp. SC4-14:
- the hisS gene encoding histidine--tRNA ligase → MQKPTLPKGTRDFGPEQMRKRLFIFDTIRQTFQRFGFQPLETPSMENLSVLTGKYGDEGDQLLFKILNSGDFAADLTEDDLKAGSKKLTPKIAEKGLRYDLTVPFARYVVMNRNNLALPFKRYQMQPVWRADRPQKGRYREFYQCDADVVGTDSLLCEAEIVLMIHEVFRNLGVENFTLKLNNRKILAGISEVIGAPGQEGALSVAIDKLDKIGKEKVLDELRERGFSEESINRLDPMFTFGNLAAQEVIDQLKSWLATSETATSGIAELEKTLQLVEQYGLTNPQVEIDPTLARGLSYYTGAIFEVKANGVSIGSISGGGRYDNLTGAFGMPGLSGVGISFGVDRIYDVMEELSLFPASAGQGTQALIVSFDAEARVVALPLLNRLRSQGISAEAYPDLAKVKKMLDYANAKAIPFVVLIGSEEVQTGLLTLKNMLTGEQQKVSAEEVAAIVQA, encoded by the coding sequence ATGCAAAAACCCACATTACCGAAAGGCACTCGCGATTTCGGGCCGGAGCAGATGCGCAAACGGCTCTTTATATTCGATACCATCCGCCAGACATTCCAGCGATTTGGTTTTCAGCCGCTTGAAACGCCATCAATGGAAAACCTGTCGGTGCTGACCGGCAAATATGGAGATGAAGGCGATCAGCTTTTATTTAAAATCCTAAATTCGGGCGATTTTGCTGCCGACTTAACTGAGGATGATCTGAAAGCCGGGTCGAAAAAGCTTACTCCGAAGATTGCTGAAAAAGGATTGCGCTATGACTTAACGGTACCATTTGCGCGGTATGTGGTCATGAACCGCAATAATCTGGCTTTGCCCTTCAAACGCTACCAGATGCAGCCCGTATGGCGGGCCGACCGCCCGCAAAAAGGCCGTTATCGGGAGTTTTATCAATGCGATGCCGATGTTGTCGGTACCGATTCGCTGCTGTGCGAAGCCGAAATCGTACTGATGATTCATGAAGTATTCCGCAATCTGGGCGTCGAAAATTTTACCCTTAAGCTCAATAACCGCAAGATTCTGGCCGGTATTTCGGAAGTGATTGGCGCACCGGGGCAGGAGGGGGCCTTAAGCGTTGCTATCGATAAGCTCGACAAAATCGGGAAGGAAAAAGTCCTCGACGAACTCCGTGAACGCGGGTTTTCGGAAGAGAGTATTAATCGGCTAGATCCGATGTTTACTTTTGGCAACCTGGCAGCTCAGGAAGTGATCGATCAGTTAAAAAGCTGGCTGGCAACATCGGAAACGGCCACCTCGGGTATTGCCGAACTGGAAAAAACCCTACAGCTTGTTGAGCAGTATGGACTGACGAATCCGCAGGTTGAGATCGACCCAACGCTGGCAAGGGGTTTATCATACTATACGGGCGCTATTTTCGAAGTCAAAGCCAACGGTGTTTCTATTGGTAGCATAAGCGGTGGCGGCCGATACGACAACCTGACGGGAGCTTTTGGGATGCCGGGGCTTTCGGGGGTAGGTATATCGTTTGGTGTCGACCGGATTTATGATGTGATGGAAGAGCTTTCATTGTTTCCGGCTTCGGCGGGGCAGGGAACGCAGGCGCTCATTGTCTCCTTCGATGCCGAGGCACGGGTGGTTGCCTTACCGTTGCTCAATCGCTTACGGAGCCAGGGCATTTCGGCGGAGGCTTATCCCGATCTGGCAAAAGTGAAGAAAATGCTCGATTATGCCAATGCAAAAGCGATTCCGTTTGTGGTACTGATTGGTTCGGAAGAAGTACAAACAGGCTTGCTGACACTGAAAAACATGCTGACTGGCGAACAACAGAAAGTCAGTGCAGAAGAGGTTGCTGCGATCGTACAGGCATAA